In Shewanella sp. GD04112, the sequence ATCCAAATACGGTTCTGCGCATGGCCCAAAGCCGAGGGACCGAAAACTCGAGTCCCAGTGTAAACATCAAGAGCACGACCCCTAGCTCGGCGACGGACTGCATTTGCTGCTGGGTAAACCAATGGAACCCACTGGGCCCACTCACCACACCAGTTAACAAATACGCCAAAATCGCTGGCAAGCCGATACGCCGCAGCAAGGCAATCGCGACGATCGCAATCACTAGCATCAGCAGTATCTGGATTAAGAAACCATGCTCCATAGGCGAAATAACTCCTGTCAAATAACTGGCGTGTCAAAAATATGGGAGTGCGCTTTAAGCTTAACTGATTGACATACAAAGACAAATTTTATTAGCAAACAATGCGGCACACATATTGCTTAATAGGGGTAAGAGTTCCAATCGCCATTTCATTTGCTGGGGTAATCATAATGGACTTTGGCTTAGCGACAACCTTATATCCTGATGAATATAACTATCAAACAGAGGCATACAGTCCAGCTTCTACGCCATTGGATTTAGTGCAAGTGATCCAACAGCTGCACGCGAGTTTAGATCCGCGGACAGTCTTTGCCTGCTACGGCAAAGTGCTAGGACAACATCTGCCCGTCCAAGGTGTTCGCCTGCAAGCCGAACAACAAAAATTAAGTTGGGGCAAACGTTATGGGATCAGTCTTAAACGACAGATCATCTGTGGCGGCACCCCACTGACACTGCAGTATCAACTGCTGACGCCGCTCACGCCTTCGCAAACCATTATCCTGCAAGAGATTGAGCCCTTGCTGCTGCAGCCATTATTAAATGCCATGCAGTATCAAGAGATGTCGATGCAGGCGATGTTCGATTCCCTAACAGGCCTTGGCAATCGTCATTATTACACTCAAAGTTTGAAAAACGCGGTAGCCAGAGCCCACAGAAAACAGGGCGCGGTGTCACTTATCGTATTGGATTTGGATAATTTTAAGCAACTTAACGATAGATATGGTCACAAATGCGGTGATTATATTTTGAAAGAGTTTGGAGACATTATCCGCAGCAGTATCCGCAGTACCGATCAAGCCTTCCGTATTGGGGGCGACGAGTTTGTGGTGATAGTACAAGGTAATATTCATGCGGCGGGATTACTGTGCGAACGTATCGTCACAGCGACTAATGCCCATGCGAGTTTCCATCAATTTGGCGTGAGCAGTAGCTTGGGAGCCGCTGAGGCGAGCGACACCATGGAAGCTGAACAACTCTATGAGCAAGCAGATAAAACCTTGTATCAAGCCAAAGCCTCGGGCCGTAATTGCTACAAGTTAAGCCCAACCCAACTGTCTTAATCGAGCATGGATGCTGCTCACTGGCGATAAAGCATGGCAAATAGACTTTGCTATCCGATTGCCTGCCCATCAAACTTAAGCCCGACGTCATCCCCTTGGGCACAAAATGCCTTTTCAACCCAGAGTCCCAGCGCCATCACTAAACGCTCGTTATAGAACAAGAACCCCACCTCAGCACGTAACCATGGCGGCACAGCGCATTCTTGCCAGAGTTTTTTTAGCTCGCGTCCCTTATCGCGAAAATGCGGCTGACAGCGAAATTGTCCCGGCAGCTGATAGCGCAGGCTCACCACCTCATCCGCATTGGGTAATCGCAGCCGAGGACCTTTGGTCGCGAAGGTAAATGGCGCAATGTTATCTTCAACCATTGTTGATGCTTGAGTCAGTAAAGCCAGAATATCTTGATGCAGCTCGCGCGCAGTGATTCGCGGCGTGGCGGATGCAGTGCTTAGCGTATCCAGATAAAGCATGCCAGCGAAGCGGCGCAGCACACAGTCACCAATCTGGAGCTGCACTTTGGCATCCTCTTTTGCCCCCATTAACTGCTGCAGAATTTGCTGTAGCTGCACATAGGAAGGCAATGCAAAGCCTTGGGATTCGATAAAGCCCCGCAGCAGTAATCCTTGCCATTCGCTAGTTTGCGTAGAGAGCCCATCAAGCTTAAGCACGGTTTGCTGGGTAAAGGGCGCCTCGGTTAACAGCTTAGGTAAACGCTCACTCACCTCGGTGTCCACTATGGCCTGCTGCTCGGCGCAAAGCTGGGCGCTGCGACTTGCGGTGGTGGCGATACTGGGCCAACGTGCTTTTAGGCGTGGGATAATCTCAAGGCGTAAAAAGTTACGATCGTATTTATCGTCTTGATTACTTTCATCTTCGATATGCACTAACTGCTGCGTTTGGGCGAAAGCTTCAATCTGCTCACGGCTAATATCGAGCAAGGGACGCGCTTGCAGACAAGCCCCCTTCTCTCCGAGTGAGAGCATTTGGATTTGTCCCATGGCGGCTAATCCTTTGGGGCCCTGACCGCGTTTGAGGGCGAGGAGAATCGTCTCGAGTTGATCGTCTTCATGGTGGGCGGTCAGCAGCACATCCTGAGGCTTAAGGTGCTGCAATATCGCCTGATAACGCATTTTTCGCGCCTCGGCTTCAACACTCACTCTCGGCCCTAGGGTGAGTTGCACCCGCTCTACCGTGATTGGCAAACCATAGCTGGCGGCGCGAGTTTGGCAGTGATCGGCCCAAGCATCGGCATTAGGGCTCAAGCCATGGTGCACATAAATCAATTGATAATGTAACTCGGGGTGATGTTTGGCGAATTCACTCAAACCGTAGGCGAGCACTTCGGAATCGACGCCGCCGCTGTAAGCAAGGACTAACTTG encodes:
- a CDS encoding GGDEF domain-containing protein, encoding MDFGLATTLYPDEYNYQTEAYSPASTPLDLVQVIQQLHASLDPRTVFACYGKVLGQHLPVQGVRLQAEQQKLSWGKRYGISLKRQIICGGTPLTLQYQLLTPLTPSQTIILQEIEPLLLQPLLNAMQYQEMSMQAMFDSLTGLGNRHYYTQSLKNAVARAHRKQGAVSLIVLDLDNFKQLNDRYGHKCGDYILKEFGDIIRSSIRSTDQAFRIGGDEFVVIVQGNIHAAGLLCERIVTATNAHASFHQFGVSSSLGAAEASDTMEAEQLYEQADKTLYQAKASGRNCYKLSPTQLS
- the tilS gene encoding tRNA lysidine(34) synthetase TilS, with protein sequence MAAVELSAHIARFLASLPLQAGSKLVLAYSGGVDSEVLAYGLSEFAKHHPELHYQLIYVHHGLSPNADAWADHCQTRAASYGLPITVERVQLTLGPRVSVEAEARKMRYQAILQHLKPQDVLLTAHHEDDQLETILLALKRGQGPKGLAAMGQIQMLSLGEKGACLQARPLLDISREQIEAFAQTQQLVHIEDESNQDDKYDRNFLRLEIIPRLKARWPSIATTASRSAQLCAEQQAIVDTEVSERLPKLLTEAPFTQQTVLKLDGLSTQTSEWQGLLLRGFIESQGFALPSYVQLQQILQQLMGAKEDAKVQLQIGDCVLRRFAGMLYLDTLSTASATPRITARELHQDILALLTQASTMVEDNIAPFTFATKGPRLRLPNADEVVSLRYQLPGQFRCQPHFRDKGRELKKLWQECAVPPWLRAEVGFLFYNERLVMALGLWVEKAFCAQGDDVGLKFDGQAIG